A genomic segment from Bos mutus isolate GX-2022 chromosome 14, NWIPB_WYAK_1.1, whole genome shotgun sequence encodes:
- the PARP10 gene encoding protein mono-ADP-ribosyltransferase PARP10: protein MGEAEAEVGAAVELSGLPTSIPDELLTLYFENRRSSGGGPVASWQRLGRGGILTFEEPADAARVLAWPEHTLQGARLSLRPAPPRASARLLLQGLPPGTTPQLLEQYVQALLCATGHPEQPCHVLASPRPDRALVQLPKPLSEAEAGVLEVHSRALGLEGAEVSLAWVPQARAVCVVGGDPPADLLLLELYLENERRSGGGPLEGMHSLPGHLGTVVSFQHWRVAERVLQRDHRLQGSELKLVPHYDVLEPEELAEDAGEGSCPGDLGPGAPRHVLQEAGGPAREQHYAGDVTLGSEEAPGQSGASLSTGPQWDSSSLAPAGPVSSGPWGSSEEEGLGSRRTVGSPDPVEIAMRSSEQVASVSQGPAGSPGQQGLVEMVLAMEPGAMRFIQLYHEDLLTGLGDVALFPLEGSDTTGFRLFGALAPCRAAKEFLQSLLGSVSCHMLSLKHPGSARFLLSPEGQHLLRELEAQFQCVFRTEHLAGAVLDMDLEEVGPTEALQALPGLSSTPWPPDDPDRDQENSGLEEVRELLATLEGLDGEDWLPLELGEEEPEGQPEEEVTIPRSGEEPLAPSTREPGWLQEEAELQLALYRSLQPRGQAAEQEEAELQQALALSLLEPPPLSGEQELLWGQGPGGRAQLEVHTSFERDMDELDRALEAALEVHLREELVGAPGCVLPSELCARLERCHGVSVALHGGHIVLRGFGVQPTHAAHHLAALLAGPRDQSSAFPLAASCSTLPQQRPKEPLGRLERLAESSSEFQAVVQAFCDTLDTAHGRIHVVRVERVLHPLLQQQYELHRERLEQCCERPAEQVLYHGTAMPTVPDICAHGFNRSFCGRNGALYGQGVYFAKRASLSVLDRYSPPDAEGHKAVFVARVLTGDYGQGQRGLRAPPPRPAGHALLRYDSAVDCLHRPSIFVIFHDTQALPTHLITCKHKSRSLPEDAPALLSTSPATWP from the exons ATGGGGGAGGCGGAGGCGGAGGTGGGAGCCGCAGTGGAGCTCAGTGGTCTGCCCACCAGCATCCCAGACGAGCTGCTCACTCTCTACTTCGAGAACCGCCGAAGCTCTGGGGGTGGGCCTGTGGCGAGTTGGCAGAGACTCGGCCGCGGGGGCATCCTCACCTTTGAGGAGCCTGCAG ATGCCGCGAGGGTCCTGGCCTGGCCGGAGCACACTCTGCAGGGGGCTCGGCTGAGCCTGCGGCCAGCCCCACCACGCGCCTCTGCGCGCCTGCTGCTCCAAGGATTGCCTCCTGGCACCACACCCCAGCTACTGGAGCAGTATGTCCAAGCTCTGCTTTGTGCCACCGGGCACCCGGAGCAGCCTTGCCACGTGCTGGCCAGTCCCCGACCAGATCGCGCCCTGGTGCAACTGCCCAAGCCCCTTTCTGAGGCAG AAGCTGGAGTCCTGGAGGTGCACTCCCgggccctgggcctggagggGGCTGAGGTCTCCCTGGCCTGGGTGCCCCAGGCCCGGGCAGTGTGTGTGGTAGGAGGCGACCCCCCtgcagacctgctgctgctggagctgTACCTGGAGAATGAGCGCCGCAGCGGCGGGGGGCCCCTGGAGGGCATGCACAGCCTTCCAGGGCACCTGGGCACCGTGGTCTCCTTCCAGCACTGGCGTG TGGCCGAGCGGGTGCTGCAGCGGGACCACCGGCTGCAGGGCTCAGAGCTGAAACTTGTCCCTCACTACGATGTCCTGGAGCCTGAGGAGCTTGCTGAGGACGCTGGTGAAGGAAGCTGCCCGGGCgacctggggcctggggcccccAGGCACGTTCTCCAGGAGGCAGGAGGACCAGCAAGGGAACAGCATTATGCTGGGGATGTCACACTGGGCTCTGAGGAGGCGCCAGGGCAGTCAGGAGCCTCTCTGAGCACAGGCCCTCAATGGGACAGCTCGTCACTGGCACCGGCTGGGCCAGTCAGCTCAGGGCCCTGGGGGTCTTCAGAAGAGGAGGGACTGGGGAGCCGAAGGACTGTGGGGTCTCCGGACCCAGTGGAGATCGCCATGCGCTCTTCAGAGCAGGTGGCGTCAGTGAGCCAGGGGCCCGCGGGGTCACCGGGGCAGCAGGGcctggtggagatggtgctggcaATGGAGCCGGGAGCAATGCGCTTCATTCAGCTCTATCATGAGGACCTTCTCACCGGCCTGGGAGATGTGGCCCTCTTCCCACTCGAGGGCTCAGATACGACTGGATTCCGG CTCTTCGGAGCCCTGGCCCCATGCCGGGCAGCCAAGGAGTTTCTGCAAAGTCTGCTGGGCAGCGTTAGCTGTCACATGCTGAGCCTGAAGCACCCAGGCAGTGCCAGGTTCCTGCTGAGCCCAGAGGGGCAGCACCTTCTCCGGGAGCTGGAGGCACAGTTCCAGTGCGTCTTCAGGACAGAGCATCTGGCTGGGGCCGTCCTGGACATGGACCTGGAAGAG GTGGGCCCCACTGAGGCCCTGCAGGCCCTCCCTGGCCTCTCCTCCACCCCTTGGCCTCCAGACGATCCGGACCGTGACCAGGAGAACTCAGGCCTGG aGGAGGTCCGAGAGCTGCTGGCCACTCTGGAGGGCCTGGATGGGGAAGACTGGCTGCCGCTGGAGCTAGGGgaggaggagcctgaggggcagCCAGAGGAGGAGGTGACAATCCCCAGGTCTGGGGAGGAGCCCTTGGCCCCCAGCACAAGAGAGCCTGGGTGGCTACAGGAGGAAGCTGAGCTACAGCTGGCGCTCTACCGGTCCCTGCAGCCGCGGGGCCAGGCAGCCGAGCAGGAGGAGGCCGAGCTGCAGCAGGCCCTGGCCCTCTCCCTGCTGGAGCCGCCCCCCCTCAGTGGGGAGCAGGAGCTCCTCTGGGGCCAGGGCCCAGGTGGCCGGGCCCAGCTGGAGGTGCACACCTCCTTCGAGCGGGATATGGACGAGCTGGACCGGGCCTTGGAGGCCGCCTTGGAGGTGCACCTCAGGGAGGAGCTGGTGGGGGCCCCGGGCTGTGTGCTGCCCTCGGAGCTGTGCGCCCGCCTGGAGCGGTGCCATGGCGTGAGTGTTGCCCTGCACGGTGGCCACATCGTCCTCCGTGGCTTTGGGGTCCAGCCTACCCACGCGGCCCATCACCTGGCGGCGCTGCTGGCTGGCCCCCGGGATCAGAGCTCAGCCTTTCCCTTGGCGGCTTCCTGCTCCACAC tGCCACAGCAGAGGCCGAAGGAGCCCCTGGGCAGGCTGGAGCGTCTCGCTGAGAGCAGCAGTGAGTTCCAAGCGGTGGTGCAGGCCTTCTGTGACACACTGGACACGGCCCACGGCAGGATCCACGTGGTGCGG GTGGAGCGCGTGCTACACCCGCTGCTGCAGCAGCAGTACGAGCTGCACCGGGAGCGCCTGGAGCAGTGCTGTGAGCGGCCGGCCGAGCAGGTCTTGTACCACGGCACAGCGATGCCCACCGTCCCCGACATCTGCGCGCACGGCTTCAACCGCAGCTTCTGCGGCCGCAATG GTGCGCTCTACGGACAGGGCGTGTACTTCGCCAAGCGCGCCTCCCTGTCGGTGCTGGACCGCTACTCGCCCCCCGATGCTGAGGGCCACAAGGCAGTGTTCGTGGCGCGGGTGCTGACCGGTGACTACGGGCAGGGCCAGCGCGGGCTGCGGGCACCCCCTCCGCGGCCCGCCGGGCACGCGCTCCTGCGTTATGACAGCGCGGTGGACTGCCTCCACCGGCCCAGCATCTTCGTCATCTTCCACGACACCCAGGCGCTACCCACCCACCTCATCACTTGCAAGCACAAGTCCCGGTCTCTCCCCGAAGACGCCCCTGCGCTCCTCAGCACCTCCCCAGCCACCTGGCCCTAG
- the GRINA gene encoding protein lifeguard 1, whose product MSHEKSFLVSGDSYPPPNPGYPGGPQPSMAPYPGAPYPQAPFQPSPYGQPGYPQGPSPYPQGGYPQGPYPPGGYPQGSYPPGGYPQGPYPPGGYPQGPYPQSPFPPNPYGQPQAFPAQDPGSPHHGNYHEEGPPSYYDNQDFPATNWDDKSIRQAFIRKVFLVLTLQLSVTLSTVAVFTFVGEVKGFVRENVWTYYVSYAIFFVSLIVLSCCGDFRRKHPWNLVALSILTVSLSYMVGMIASFYNTEAVIMAVGITTTVCFTVVIFSMQTRYDFTSCVGVLLVSVVVLILFAILCIFIRSRVLEIVYASLGALLFTCFLAVDTQLLLGNKQLSLSPEEYVFAALNLYTDIINIFLYILTIIGRAKE is encoded by the exons ATGTCCCATGAAAAGAGTTTCTTGGTGTCTGGGGACAGCTATCCTCCCCCCAACCCTGGATATCCGGGAGGGCCCCAGCCCTCCATGGCACCCTACCCAGGGGCCCCTTACCCACAGGCCCCGTTCCAGCCATCCCCCTATGGCCAGCCAGGGTATCCCCAGGGCCCCAGCCCCTACCCCCAAGGTGGTTACCCGCAGGGCCCCTACCCCCCTGGGGGCTACCCCCAGGGCTCCTACCCCCCAGGGGGATACCCCCAGGGCCCCTACCCCCCAGGGGGATACCCTCAGGGGCCATATCCGCAGAGCCCCTTTCCCCCCAACCCCTACGGACAGCCACAGGCCTTCCCAGCACAGGACCCTGGCT CACCTCATCATGGGAACTATCACGAGGAGGGGCCCCCATCCTACTATGACAACCAGGACTTCCCTGCCACCAACTGGGACGACAAGAGCATCCGCCAGGCCTTCATCCGCAAG GTGTTCCTGGTGCTGACCCTGCAGCTGTCCGTGACCCTGTCCACCGTGGCTGTGTTCACCTTTGTCGGGGAGGTGAAGGGCTTTGTCCGGGAGAACGTCTGGACCTACTACGTTTCCTATGCCATCTTCTTCGTCTCCCTCATTGTCCTCAGCTGCTGTGGTGACTTCCGGCGGAAGCACCCCTGGAACCTTGTTGCGCTG TCGATCCTGACTGTCAGCCTGTCCTACATGGTGGGCATGATCGCCAGCTTCTACAACACCGAGGCAGTCATCATGGCCGTAGGCATCACCACGACCGTCTGCTTCACAGTGGTCATCTTCTCCATGCAG ACCCGCTACGACTTCACGTCCTGTGTGGGCGTGCTCCTGGTGAGCGTGGTGGTGCTCATCCTGTTTGCCATCCTCTGCATCTTCATCCGGAGCCGCGTCCTGGAGATCGTGTACGCCTCGCTGGGCGCTCTGCTGTTCACCTGT TTCCTGGCAGTGGACACTCAGCTGCTGCTGGGGAACAAGCAGCTGTCCCTGAGCCCAGAGGAGTATGTGTTTGCTGCGCTGAACCTCTACACGGACATCATCAACATCTTCCTGTACATTCTCACCATCATTGGCCGCGCCAAGGAGTAG